One Cryptomeria japonica chromosome 9, Sugi_1.0, whole genome shotgun sequence genomic window carries:
- the LOC131038550 gene encoding ethylene-responsive transcription factor ERF024-like: MASASETDKPKRSEVSNEREERKELKYRGVRRRSWGKWVSEIREPKKKSRIWLGSHDNPHKAARAYDAAALCLKGPSALLNFPHAAHTLPRPTQSLPQDIQSAALEAARSFDAHKLLILSPPSSYSLQPQPSDPPEEDIERQNCCESSNGETHEQADTMQSMGEVDSWADLLVAESPNMMLSMAEGLLLTPPRMDEYEEESKSMEPLYSLWNY; encoded by the coding sequence ATGGCTTCGGCAAGTGAAACTGACAAACCGAAACGAAGCGAAGTTTCGAatgaaagagaagagagaaaggaGTTGAAGTACAGAGGGGTGCGCCGTCGGAGTTGGGGAAAATGGGTGTCTGAAATTCGGGAGCCGAAAAAGAAGAGCAGAATATGGCTCGGCTCACATGACAATCCTCACAAAGCTGCTCGCGCCTACGATGCTGCTGCTCTGTGTTTGAAGGGTCCCTCCGCTCTGCTCAATTTTCCTCACGCTGCCCACACTCTGCCCCGCCCCACTCAATCTCTTCCCCAAGACATCCAATCCGCTGCTTTGGAGGCTGCGCGCTCATTCGATGCGCACAAACTGCTTATACTTTCTCCCCCCTCATCATACTCCCTGCAACCCCAACCCTCAGATCCCCCTGAAGAAGATATCGAGAGACAAAATTGCTGTGAATCGAGCAACGGAGAAACCCATGAGCAGGCTGATACAATGCAGTCAATGGGCGAAGTGGATTCGTGGGCAGATTTGCTGGTGGCCGAGTCGCCCAATATGATGTTGAGTATGGCGGAGGGTCTTCTTCTCACACCTCCTCGAATGGATGAATACGAGGAGGAGAGTAAATCAATGGAGCCTCTTTATTCCCTGTGGAATTATTGA